The Trichosurus vulpecula isolate mTriVul1 chromosome 4, mTriVul1.pri, whole genome shotgun sequence genome contains a region encoding:
- the EXOC7 gene encoding exocyst complex component 7 isoform X8, with protein MIPPQEASVRRREIEDKLKQEEETLSFIRDSLEKSDQLTKNMVSILSSFESRLMKLENSIIPVHKQTENLQRLQENVEKTLSCLDHVISYYHVASDTEKIIREGPTGRLEEYLGCMAKIQKAVEYFQDNNPDSPELNRVKFLFERGKESLESEFRSLMTRHSKVVSPVLILDLISGEDDMEAPDDVPLDHLSESVLHDVIRISRWLVEYGRNQDFMNVYYQIRSSQLDRSIKGLKEHFRKSSSSSGVPYSPAIPNKRKDTPTKKPIKRPGHEHDFRVKHLSEALNDKHGPLAGRDDMLDMEIDAYIHCVSAFVKLAQSEYQLLTDIIPEHHQKKTFDSLIQDALDGLMMEGENIVSVARKAIIRHDYSAVLTVFPILRHLKQTKPEFDQVLQGTAASTKNKLPGLITSMETTGAKALEDFADNIKNDPDKEYNMPKDGTVHELTSNAILFLQQLLDFQETAGAMLASQETSSSATSYNSEFSKRLLSTYICKVLGNLQLNLLSKSKVYEDPALRAIFLHNNYNYILKSLEKSELIHLVAVTQKTAERSYRDHIEQQIQTYQRSWLKVTDYISEKNLPVFQPGVKLRDKERQMIKERFKGFNDGLEELCKIQKAWAIPDTEQRDKIRQAQKTIVKENYGAFLHRYASVPFTKNPEKYIKYRVEQVADMIERLFDTSA; from the exons ATGATTCCCCCACAGGAGGCGTCCGTTCGGCGGCGGGAGATAGAGGACAAATTGAAGCAG GAGGAGGAGACGCTCTCCTTCATCCGAGACAGCCTGGAGAAGAGCGACCAGCTCACCAAGAACATG GTGTCTATCCTATCATCTTTTGAGAGCCGGCTTATGAAGCTAGAGAACTCCATCATCCCCGTGCATAAGCAAACAGAGAACCTACAGCGATTACAAGAGAACGTGGAGAAGACCCTGTCCTGTCTAGACCATGTCATCAGCTATTACCATGTGGCCAGTGACACGGAGAAGATAATTAGGGAAGG CCCCACAGGAAGGTTGGAGGAGTACCTGGGATGCATGGCCAAAATCCAGAAGGCAGTGGAGTACTTTCAGGACAACAACCCTGACAGCCCAGAGCTGAACCGCGTG AAGTTCCTTTTTGAGCGTGGAAAAGAGTCCCTAGAGTCTGAGTTCCGAAGTTTGATGACTCGGCACAGTAAGGTCGTCTCCCCTGTGCTCATTTTGGACCTGATCAGTGGGGAAGATGACATGGAGGCTCCAGATGACGTGCCCCTGGATCACCTGTCTGAGAGTGTGCTCCATGATGTGATTCGAATTTCCCGCTGGCTGGTGGAATATGGGAGGAACCAAG ATTTCATGAATGTTTACTATCAGATCCGTTCCAGTCAGTTGGACCGTTCAATCAAGGGCCTGAAAGAGCACTTTCGGAAAAGCAGCTCCTCTTCTGGTGTTCCCTACTCCCCTGCTATTCCCAATAAGAGGAAAGATACACCCACCAAAAAACCAATCAAACGGCCAG GTCACGAGCATGATTTCCGAGTTAAGCATCTGTCCGAGGCCCTGAACGACAAGCACGGGCCACTGGCCG GAAGGGATGATATGCTGGATATGGAAATTGATGCCTACATCCACTGTGTCAGTGCCTTTGTCAAGTTGGCACAGAGCGAGTACCAGCTGCTGACGGATATCATCCCTGAGCACCATCAAAAAAAGACCTTTGACTCCCTCATCCAG GATGCATTGGATGGACTGATGATGGAGGGGGAGAACATTGTGTCAGTTGCCCGGAAGGCCATCATCCGACATGACTACTCAGCTGTGCTCACAGTCTTCCCCATCCTACGGCACCTTAAGCAAACCAAGCCTGAGTTTGATCAAGTACTTCAG GGCACAGCTGCCAGCACCAAAAACAAGCTGCCGGGACTCATTACCTCCATGGAGACCACTGGTGCCAAAGCCCTGGAGGACTTTGCTGATAACATCAAG AATGACCCAGACAAGGAGTACAACATGCCCAAGGATGGCACTGTGCATGAGCTCACAAGCAAT GCCATCCTCTTCCTTCAGCAGCTTCTTGATTTCCAGGAAACAGCTGGTGCCATGCTGGCCTCACAAG AGACAAGCTCCTCTGCCACCAGCTATAATTCTGAATTCAGCAAACGACTACTAAGCACCTATATCT GTAAAGTTCTCGGTAACCTACAACTAAACCTACTCAGTAAGTCCAAGGTATATGAGGACCCAGCTCTAAGGGCCATTTTCCTGCACAATAACTACAACTACATCCTCAAGTCCCTGGAGAA GTCTGAACTCATCCACCTGGTGGCAGTGACCCAGAAGACAGCTGAGCGCTCGTACCGAGATCACATTGAACAGCAGATCCAGACGTACCAACGCAG CTGGCTAAAGGTAACTGACTACATTTCTGAAAAGAACTTACCTGTATTCCAACCAGGAGTCAAG ctcCGGGACAAGGAACGGCAGATGATCAAGGAGCGCTTTAAG GGCTTCAATGATGGCCTTGAGGAGCTCTGCAAGATCCAGAAGGCCTGGGCCATCCCAGACACTGAGCAGAGGGACAAGATCCGCCAGGCTCAGAAAACCATTGTCAAGGAGAACTATGGGGCCTTCCTTCACAG GTATGCCAGCGTACCCTTCACCAAGAATCCTGAGAAGTACATCAAGTACCGCGTGGAGCAAGTGGCAGACATGATTGAGCGCCTGTTTGACACATCGGCCTGA
- the EXOC7 gene encoding exocyst complex component 7 isoform X2 yields MIPPQEASVRRREIEDKLKQEEETLSFIRDSLEKSDQLTKNMVSILSSFESRLMKLENSIIPVHKQTENLQRLQENVEKTLSCLDHVISYYHVASDTEKIIREGPTGRLEEYLGCMAKIQKAVEYFQDNNPDSPELNRVKFLFERGKESLESEFRSLMTRHSKVVSPVLILDLISGEDDMEAPDDVPLDHLSESVLHDVIRISRWLVEYGRNQDFMNVYYQIRSSQLDRSIKGLKEHFRKSSSSSGVPYSPAIPNKRKDTPTKKPIKRPGTIRKAQNLLKQYSQHGLDGKKGGSNLIPLEGHEHDFRVKHLSEALNDKHGPLAGRDDMLDMEIDAYIHCVSAFVKLAQSEYQLLTDIIPEHHQKKTFDSLIQDALDGLMMEGENIVSVARKAIIRHDYSAVLTVFPILRHLKQTKPEFDQVLQGTAASTKNKLPGLITSMETTGAKALEDFADNIKNDPDKEYNMPKDGTVHELTSNAILFLQQLLDFQETAGAMLASQVLGDTYNIPLDPRETSSSATSYNSEFSKRLLSTYICKVLGNLQLNLLSKSKVYEDPALRAIFLHNNYNYILKSLEKSELIHLVAVTQKTAERSYRDHIEQQIQTYQRSWLKVTDYISEKNLPVFQPGVKLRDKERQMIKERFKGFNDGLEELCKIQKAWAIPDTEQRDKIRQAQKTIVKENYGAFLHRYASVPFTKNPEKYIKYRVEQVADMIERLFDTSA; encoded by the exons ATGATTCCCCCACAGGAGGCGTCCGTTCGGCGGCGGGAGATAGAGGACAAATTGAAGCAG GAGGAGGAGACGCTCTCCTTCATCCGAGACAGCCTGGAGAAGAGCGACCAGCTCACCAAGAACATG GTGTCTATCCTATCATCTTTTGAGAGCCGGCTTATGAAGCTAGAGAACTCCATCATCCCCGTGCATAAGCAAACAGAGAACCTACAGCGATTACAAGAGAACGTGGAGAAGACCCTGTCCTGTCTAGACCATGTCATCAGCTATTACCATGTGGCCAGTGACACGGAGAAGATAATTAGGGAAGG CCCCACAGGAAGGTTGGAGGAGTACCTGGGATGCATGGCCAAAATCCAGAAGGCAGTGGAGTACTTTCAGGACAACAACCCTGACAGCCCAGAGCTGAACCGCGTG AAGTTCCTTTTTGAGCGTGGAAAAGAGTCCCTAGAGTCTGAGTTCCGAAGTTTGATGACTCGGCACAGTAAGGTCGTCTCCCCTGTGCTCATTTTGGACCTGATCAGTGGGGAAGATGACATGGAGGCTCCAGATGACGTGCCCCTGGATCACCTGTCTGAGAGTGTGCTCCATGATGTGATTCGAATTTCCCGCTGGCTGGTGGAATATGGGAGGAACCAAG ATTTCATGAATGTTTACTATCAGATCCGTTCCAGTCAGTTGGACCGTTCAATCAAGGGCCTGAAAGAGCACTTTCGGAAAAGCAGCTCCTCTTCTGGTGTTCCCTACTCCCCTGCTATTCCCAATAAGAGGAAAGATACACCCACCAAAAAACCAATCAAACGGCCAG GGACGATTCGTAAGGCTCAGAACCTTCTGAAACAGTATTCTCAGCATGGTCTAGATGGGAAAAAGGGGGGTTCTAACCTCATTCCTCTGGAAG GTCACGAGCATGATTTCCGAGTTAAGCATCTGTCCGAGGCCCTGAACGACAAGCACGGGCCACTGGCCG GAAGGGATGATATGCTGGATATGGAAATTGATGCCTACATCCACTGTGTCAGTGCCTTTGTCAAGTTGGCACAGAGCGAGTACCAGCTGCTGACGGATATCATCCCTGAGCACCATCAAAAAAAGACCTTTGACTCCCTCATCCAG GATGCATTGGATGGACTGATGATGGAGGGGGAGAACATTGTGTCAGTTGCCCGGAAGGCCATCATCCGACATGACTACTCAGCTGTGCTCACAGTCTTCCCCATCCTACGGCACCTTAAGCAAACCAAGCCTGAGTTTGATCAAGTACTTCAG GGCACAGCTGCCAGCACCAAAAACAAGCTGCCGGGACTCATTACCTCCATGGAGACCACTGGTGCCAAAGCCCTGGAGGACTTTGCTGATAACATCAAG AATGACCCAGACAAGGAGTACAACATGCCCAAGGATGGCACTGTGCATGAGCTCACAAGCAAT GCCATCCTCTTCCTTCAGCAGCTTCTTGATTTCCAGGAAACAGCTGGTGCCATGCTGGCCTCACAAG TCCTTGGGGACACATACAATATTCCTTTAGACCCCCGAG AGACAAGCTCCTCTGCCACCAGCTATAATTCTGAATTCAGCAAACGACTACTAAGCACCTATATCT GTAAAGTTCTCGGTAACCTACAACTAAACCTACTCAGTAAGTCCAAGGTATATGAGGACCCAGCTCTAAGGGCCATTTTCCTGCACAATAACTACAACTACATCCTCAAGTCCCTGGAGAA GTCTGAACTCATCCACCTGGTGGCAGTGACCCAGAAGACAGCTGAGCGCTCGTACCGAGATCACATTGAACAGCAGATCCAGACGTACCAACGCAG CTGGCTAAAGGTAACTGACTACATTTCTGAAAAGAACTTACCTGTATTCCAACCAGGAGTCAAG ctcCGGGACAAGGAACGGCAGATGATCAAGGAGCGCTTTAAG GGCTTCAATGATGGCCTTGAGGAGCTCTGCAAGATCCAGAAGGCCTGGGCCATCCCAGACACTGAGCAGAGGGACAAGATCCGCCAGGCTCAGAAAACCATTGTCAAGGAGAACTATGGGGCCTTCCTTCACAG GTATGCCAGCGTACCCTTCACCAAGAATCCTGAGAAGTACATCAAGTACCGCGTGGAGCAAGTGGCAGACATGATTGAGCGCCTGTTTGACACATCGGCCTGA
- the EXOC7 gene encoding exocyst complex component 7 isoform X3 — MIPPQEASVRRREIEDKLKQEEETLSFIRDSLEKSDQLTKNMVSILSSFESRLMKLENSIIPVHKQTENLQRLQENVEKTLSCLDHVISYYHVASDTEKIIREGPTGRLEEYLGCMAKIQKAVEYFQDNNPDSPELNRVKFLFERGKESLESEFRSLMTRHSKVVSPVLILDLISGEDDMEAPDDVPLDHLSESVLHDVIRISRWLVEYGRNQDFMNVYYQIRSSQLDRSIKGLKEHFRKSSSSSGVPYSPAIPNKRKDTPTKKPIKRPGTIRKAQNLLKQYSQHGLDGKKGGSNLIPLEGHEHDFRVKHLSEALNDKHGPLAGRDDMLDMEIDAYIHCVSAFVKLAQSEYQLLTDIIPEHHQKKTFDSLIQDALDGLMMEGENIVSVARKAIIRHDYSAVLTVFPILRHLKQTKPEFDQVLQGTAASTKNKLPGLITSMETTGAKALEDFADNIKNDPDKEYNMPKDGTVHELTSNAILFLQQLLDFQETAGAMLASQETSSSATSYNSEFSKRLLSTYICKVLGNLQLNLLSKSKVYEDPALRAIFLHNNYNYILKSLEKSELIHLVAVTQKTAERSYRDHIEQQIQTYQRSSWLKVTDYISEKNLPVFQPGVKLRDKERQMIKERFKGFNDGLEELCKIQKAWAIPDTEQRDKIRQAQKTIVKENYGAFLHRYASVPFTKNPEKYIKYRVEQVADMIERLFDTSA; from the exons ATGATTCCCCCACAGGAGGCGTCCGTTCGGCGGCGGGAGATAGAGGACAAATTGAAGCAG GAGGAGGAGACGCTCTCCTTCATCCGAGACAGCCTGGAGAAGAGCGACCAGCTCACCAAGAACATG GTGTCTATCCTATCATCTTTTGAGAGCCGGCTTATGAAGCTAGAGAACTCCATCATCCCCGTGCATAAGCAAACAGAGAACCTACAGCGATTACAAGAGAACGTGGAGAAGACCCTGTCCTGTCTAGACCATGTCATCAGCTATTACCATGTGGCCAGTGACACGGAGAAGATAATTAGGGAAGG CCCCACAGGAAGGTTGGAGGAGTACCTGGGATGCATGGCCAAAATCCAGAAGGCAGTGGAGTACTTTCAGGACAACAACCCTGACAGCCCAGAGCTGAACCGCGTG AAGTTCCTTTTTGAGCGTGGAAAAGAGTCCCTAGAGTCTGAGTTCCGAAGTTTGATGACTCGGCACAGTAAGGTCGTCTCCCCTGTGCTCATTTTGGACCTGATCAGTGGGGAAGATGACATGGAGGCTCCAGATGACGTGCCCCTGGATCACCTGTCTGAGAGTGTGCTCCATGATGTGATTCGAATTTCCCGCTGGCTGGTGGAATATGGGAGGAACCAAG ATTTCATGAATGTTTACTATCAGATCCGTTCCAGTCAGTTGGACCGTTCAATCAAGGGCCTGAAAGAGCACTTTCGGAAAAGCAGCTCCTCTTCTGGTGTTCCCTACTCCCCTGCTATTCCCAATAAGAGGAAAGATACACCCACCAAAAAACCAATCAAACGGCCAG GGACGATTCGTAAGGCTCAGAACCTTCTGAAACAGTATTCTCAGCATGGTCTAGATGGGAAAAAGGGGGGTTCTAACCTCATTCCTCTGGAAG GTCACGAGCATGATTTCCGAGTTAAGCATCTGTCCGAGGCCCTGAACGACAAGCACGGGCCACTGGCCG GAAGGGATGATATGCTGGATATGGAAATTGATGCCTACATCCACTGTGTCAGTGCCTTTGTCAAGTTGGCACAGAGCGAGTACCAGCTGCTGACGGATATCATCCCTGAGCACCATCAAAAAAAGACCTTTGACTCCCTCATCCAG GATGCATTGGATGGACTGATGATGGAGGGGGAGAACATTGTGTCAGTTGCCCGGAAGGCCATCATCCGACATGACTACTCAGCTGTGCTCACAGTCTTCCCCATCCTACGGCACCTTAAGCAAACCAAGCCTGAGTTTGATCAAGTACTTCAG GGCACAGCTGCCAGCACCAAAAACAAGCTGCCGGGACTCATTACCTCCATGGAGACCACTGGTGCCAAAGCCCTGGAGGACTTTGCTGATAACATCAAG AATGACCCAGACAAGGAGTACAACATGCCCAAGGATGGCACTGTGCATGAGCTCACAAGCAAT GCCATCCTCTTCCTTCAGCAGCTTCTTGATTTCCAGGAAACAGCTGGTGCCATGCTGGCCTCACAAG AGACAAGCTCCTCTGCCACCAGCTATAATTCTGAATTCAGCAAACGACTACTAAGCACCTATATCT GTAAAGTTCTCGGTAACCTACAACTAAACCTACTCAGTAAGTCCAAGGTATATGAGGACCCAGCTCTAAGGGCCATTTTCCTGCACAATAACTACAACTACATCCTCAAGTCCCTGGAGAA GTCTGAACTCATCCACCTGGTGGCAGTGACCCAGAAGACAGCTGAGCGCTCGTACCGAGATCACATTGAACAGCAGATCCAGACGTACCAACGCAG CAGCTGGCTAAAGGTAACTGACTACATTTCTGAAAAGAACTTACCTGTATTCCAACCAGGAGTCAAG ctcCGGGACAAGGAACGGCAGATGATCAAGGAGCGCTTTAAG GGCTTCAATGATGGCCTTGAGGAGCTCTGCAAGATCCAGAAGGCCTGGGCCATCCCAGACACTGAGCAGAGGGACAAGATCCGCCAGGCTCAGAAAACCATTGTCAAGGAGAACTATGGGGCCTTCCTTCACAG GTATGCCAGCGTACCCTTCACCAAGAATCCTGAGAAGTACATCAAGTACCGCGTGGAGCAAGTGGCAGACATGATTGAGCGCCTGTTTGACACATCGGCCTGA
- the EXOC7 gene encoding exocyst complex component 7 isoform X10, whose product MIPPQEASVRRREIEDKLKQEEETLSFIRDSLEKSDQLTKNMVSILSSFESRLMKLENSIIPVHKQTENLQRLQENVEKTLSCLDHVISYYHVASDTEKIIREGPTGRLEEYLGCMAKIQKAVEYFQDNNPDSPELNRVKFLFERGKESLESEFRSLMTRHSKVVSPVLILDLISGEDDMEAPDDVPLDHLSESVLHDVIRISRWLVEYGRNQDFMNVYYQIRSSQLDRSIKGLKEHFRKSSSSSGVPYSPAIPNKRKDTPTKKPIKRPGRDDMLDMEIDAYIHCVSAFVKLAQSEYQLLTDIIPEHHQKKTFDSLIQDALDGLMMEGENIVSVARKAIIRHDYSAVLTVFPILRHLKQTKPEFDQVLQGTAASTKNKLPGLITSMETTGAKALEDFADNIKNDPDKEYNMPKDGTVHELTSNAILFLQQLLDFQETAGAMLASQVLGDTYNIPLDPRETSSSATSYNSEFSKRLLSTYICKVLGNLQLNLLSKSKVYEDPALRAIFLHNNYNYILKSLEKSELIHLVAVTQKTAERSYRDHIEQQIQTYQRSWLKVTDYISEKNLPVFQPGVKLRDKERQMIKERFKGFNDGLEELCKIQKAWAIPDTEQRDKIRQAQKTIVKENYGAFLHRYASVPFTKNPEKYIKYRVEQVADMIERLFDTSA is encoded by the exons ATGATTCCCCCACAGGAGGCGTCCGTTCGGCGGCGGGAGATAGAGGACAAATTGAAGCAG GAGGAGGAGACGCTCTCCTTCATCCGAGACAGCCTGGAGAAGAGCGACCAGCTCACCAAGAACATG GTGTCTATCCTATCATCTTTTGAGAGCCGGCTTATGAAGCTAGAGAACTCCATCATCCCCGTGCATAAGCAAACAGAGAACCTACAGCGATTACAAGAGAACGTGGAGAAGACCCTGTCCTGTCTAGACCATGTCATCAGCTATTACCATGTGGCCAGTGACACGGAGAAGATAATTAGGGAAGG CCCCACAGGAAGGTTGGAGGAGTACCTGGGATGCATGGCCAAAATCCAGAAGGCAGTGGAGTACTTTCAGGACAACAACCCTGACAGCCCAGAGCTGAACCGCGTG AAGTTCCTTTTTGAGCGTGGAAAAGAGTCCCTAGAGTCTGAGTTCCGAAGTTTGATGACTCGGCACAGTAAGGTCGTCTCCCCTGTGCTCATTTTGGACCTGATCAGTGGGGAAGATGACATGGAGGCTCCAGATGACGTGCCCCTGGATCACCTGTCTGAGAGTGTGCTCCATGATGTGATTCGAATTTCCCGCTGGCTGGTGGAATATGGGAGGAACCAAG ATTTCATGAATGTTTACTATCAGATCCGTTCCAGTCAGTTGGACCGTTCAATCAAGGGCCTGAAAGAGCACTTTCGGAAAAGCAGCTCCTCTTCTGGTGTTCCCTACTCCCCTGCTATTCCCAATAAGAGGAAAGATACACCCACCAAAAAACCAATCAAACGGCCAG GAAGGGATGATATGCTGGATATGGAAATTGATGCCTACATCCACTGTGTCAGTGCCTTTGTCAAGTTGGCACAGAGCGAGTACCAGCTGCTGACGGATATCATCCCTGAGCACCATCAAAAAAAGACCTTTGACTCCCTCATCCAG GATGCATTGGATGGACTGATGATGGAGGGGGAGAACATTGTGTCAGTTGCCCGGAAGGCCATCATCCGACATGACTACTCAGCTGTGCTCACAGTCTTCCCCATCCTACGGCACCTTAAGCAAACCAAGCCTGAGTTTGATCAAGTACTTCAG GGCACAGCTGCCAGCACCAAAAACAAGCTGCCGGGACTCATTACCTCCATGGAGACCACTGGTGCCAAAGCCCTGGAGGACTTTGCTGATAACATCAAG AATGACCCAGACAAGGAGTACAACATGCCCAAGGATGGCACTGTGCATGAGCTCACAAGCAAT GCCATCCTCTTCCTTCAGCAGCTTCTTGATTTCCAGGAAACAGCTGGTGCCATGCTGGCCTCACAAG TCCTTGGGGACACATACAATATTCCTTTAGACCCCCGAG AGACAAGCTCCTCTGCCACCAGCTATAATTCTGAATTCAGCAAACGACTACTAAGCACCTATATCT GTAAAGTTCTCGGTAACCTACAACTAAACCTACTCAGTAAGTCCAAGGTATATGAGGACCCAGCTCTAAGGGCCATTTTCCTGCACAATAACTACAACTACATCCTCAAGTCCCTGGAGAA GTCTGAACTCATCCACCTGGTGGCAGTGACCCAGAAGACAGCTGAGCGCTCGTACCGAGATCACATTGAACAGCAGATCCAGACGTACCAACGCAG CTGGCTAAAGGTAACTGACTACATTTCTGAAAAGAACTTACCTGTATTCCAACCAGGAGTCAAG ctcCGGGACAAGGAACGGCAGATGATCAAGGAGCGCTTTAAG GGCTTCAATGATGGCCTTGAGGAGCTCTGCAAGATCCAGAAGGCCTGGGCCATCCCAGACACTGAGCAGAGGGACAAGATCCGCCAGGCTCAGAAAACCATTGTCAAGGAGAACTATGGGGCCTTCCTTCACAG GTATGCCAGCGTACCCTTCACCAAGAATCCTGAGAAGTACATCAAGTACCGCGTGGAGCAAGTGGCAGACATGATTGAGCGCCTGTTTGACACATCGGCCTGA
- the EXOC7 gene encoding exocyst complex component 7 isoform X1, with amino-acid sequence MIPPQEASVRRREIEDKLKQEEETLSFIRDSLEKSDQLTKNMVSILSSFESRLMKLENSIIPVHKQTENLQRLQENVEKTLSCLDHVISYYHVASDTEKIIREGPTGRLEEYLGCMAKIQKAVEYFQDNNPDSPELNRVKFLFERGKESLESEFRSLMTRHSKVVSPVLILDLISGEDDMEAPDDVPLDHLSESVLHDVIRISRWLVEYGRNQDFMNVYYQIRSSQLDRSIKGLKEHFRKSSSSSGVPYSPAIPNKRKDTPTKKPIKRPGTIRKAQNLLKQYSQHGLDGKKGGSNLIPLEGHEHDFRVKHLSEALNDKHGPLAGRDDMLDMEIDAYIHCVSAFVKLAQSEYQLLTDIIPEHHQKKTFDSLIQDALDGLMMEGENIVSVARKAIIRHDYSAVLTVFPILRHLKQTKPEFDQVLQGTAASTKNKLPGLITSMETTGAKALEDFADNIKNDPDKEYNMPKDGTVHELTSNAILFLQQLLDFQETAGAMLASQVLGDTYNIPLDPRETSSSATSYNSEFSKRLLSTYICKVLGNLQLNLLSKSKVYEDPALRAIFLHNNYNYILKSLEKSELIHLVAVTQKTAERSYRDHIEQQIQTYQRSSWLKVTDYISEKNLPVFQPGVKLRDKERQMIKERFKGFNDGLEELCKIQKAWAIPDTEQRDKIRQAQKTIVKENYGAFLHRYASVPFTKNPEKYIKYRVEQVADMIERLFDTSA; translated from the exons ATGATTCCCCCACAGGAGGCGTCCGTTCGGCGGCGGGAGATAGAGGACAAATTGAAGCAG GAGGAGGAGACGCTCTCCTTCATCCGAGACAGCCTGGAGAAGAGCGACCAGCTCACCAAGAACATG GTGTCTATCCTATCATCTTTTGAGAGCCGGCTTATGAAGCTAGAGAACTCCATCATCCCCGTGCATAAGCAAACAGAGAACCTACAGCGATTACAAGAGAACGTGGAGAAGACCCTGTCCTGTCTAGACCATGTCATCAGCTATTACCATGTGGCCAGTGACACGGAGAAGATAATTAGGGAAGG CCCCACAGGAAGGTTGGAGGAGTACCTGGGATGCATGGCCAAAATCCAGAAGGCAGTGGAGTACTTTCAGGACAACAACCCTGACAGCCCAGAGCTGAACCGCGTG AAGTTCCTTTTTGAGCGTGGAAAAGAGTCCCTAGAGTCTGAGTTCCGAAGTTTGATGACTCGGCACAGTAAGGTCGTCTCCCCTGTGCTCATTTTGGACCTGATCAGTGGGGAAGATGACATGGAGGCTCCAGATGACGTGCCCCTGGATCACCTGTCTGAGAGTGTGCTCCATGATGTGATTCGAATTTCCCGCTGGCTGGTGGAATATGGGAGGAACCAAG ATTTCATGAATGTTTACTATCAGATCCGTTCCAGTCAGTTGGACCGTTCAATCAAGGGCCTGAAAGAGCACTTTCGGAAAAGCAGCTCCTCTTCTGGTGTTCCCTACTCCCCTGCTATTCCCAATAAGAGGAAAGATACACCCACCAAAAAACCAATCAAACGGCCAG GGACGATTCGTAAGGCTCAGAACCTTCTGAAACAGTATTCTCAGCATGGTCTAGATGGGAAAAAGGGGGGTTCTAACCTCATTCCTCTGGAAG GTCACGAGCATGATTTCCGAGTTAAGCATCTGTCCGAGGCCCTGAACGACAAGCACGGGCCACTGGCCG GAAGGGATGATATGCTGGATATGGAAATTGATGCCTACATCCACTGTGTCAGTGCCTTTGTCAAGTTGGCACAGAGCGAGTACCAGCTGCTGACGGATATCATCCCTGAGCACCATCAAAAAAAGACCTTTGACTCCCTCATCCAG GATGCATTGGATGGACTGATGATGGAGGGGGAGAACATTGTGTCAGTTGCCCGGAAGGCCATCATCCGACATGACTACTCAGCTGTGCTCACAGTCTTCCCCATCCTACGGCACCTTAAGCAAACCAAGCCTGAGTTTGATCAAGTACTTCAG GGCACAGCTGCCAGCACCAAAAACAAGCTGCCGGGACTCATTACCTCCATGGAGACCACTGGTGCCAAAGCCCTGGAGGACTTTGCTGATAACATCAAG AATGACCCAGACAAGGAGTACAACATGCCCAAGGATGGCACTGTGCATGAGCTCACAAGCAAT GCCATCCTCTTCCTTCAGCAGCTTCTTGATTTCCAGGAAACAGCTGGTGCCATGCTGGCCTCACAAG TCCTTGGGGACACATACAATATTCCTTTAGACCCCCGAG AGACAAGCTCCTCTGCCACCAGCTATAATTCTGAATTCAGCAAACGACTACTAAGCACCTATATCT GTAAAGTTCTCGGTAACCTACAACTAAACCTACTCAGTAAGTCCAAGGTATATGAGGACCCAGCTCTAAGGGCCATTTTCCTGCACAATAACTACAACTACATCCTCAAGTCCCTGGAGAA GTCTGAACTCATCCACCTGGTGGCAGTGACCCAGAAGACAGCTGAGCGCTCGTACCGAGATCACATTGAACAGCAGATCCAGACGTACCAACGCAG CAGCTGGCTAAAGGTAACTGACTACATTTCTGAAAAGAACTTACCTGTATTCCAACCAGGAGTCAAG ctcCGGGACAAGGAACGGCAGATGATCAAGGAGCGCTTTAAG GGCTTCAATGATGGCCTTGAGGAGCTCTGCAAGATCCAGAAGGCCTGGGCCATCCCAGACACTGAGCAGAGGGACAAGATCCGCCAGGCTCAGAAAACCATTGTCAAGGAGAACTATGGGGCCTTCCTTCACAG GTATGCCAGCGTACCCTTCACCAAGAATCCTGAGAAGTACATCAAGTACCGCGTGGAGCAAGTGGCAGACATGATTGAGCGCCTGTTTGACACATCGGCCTGA